One window from the genome of Alosa alosa isolate M-15738 ecotype Scorff River chromosome 15, AALO_Geno_1.1, whole genome shotgun sequence encodes:
- the LOC125308021 gene encoding SPARC-related modular calcium-binding protein 1-like: protein MLAFTFTCRVLLLALVTDTVQTVDKSQFLITENMWPRGCVLDCTRGRHRSVCGSNGRLYKSLCAFQRAQCINTQLKTAPRAHCMDPYRSKCQLARSQAMESSIHTDAIAVFVPECNVDGSFMQVQCHNQTGYCWCSTPDGKPVSGTSVLLLKPNCTGPLIESVQEVDSESEQRDGNQWRLTPDPERLHTPSIAGITAPPFWVTIQLNSDPKGNRSAKRPTEPKTCERERMALLAEVRSMWQEERFIPECSTDGRYSPIQCHTATGYCWCVRVDTGRPLPGTSTRNRLPDCSPEESRSSHTTNTYRDRPLPGCPGSRKAVFLQSLIRALQLQAHQAGLMPAERMVEESRTESPPSPASEPVSPAASGPGAAESALQWHFLQLDVDGDGVLSEREARPLRQYLRRTLKPRRCAKKFTQYCDQDRDGALSLVELNTCLGL, encoded by the exons ATGCTGGCATTTACCTTCACCTGTCGCGTCCTCCTCCTTGCCCTTGTGACAGATACTGTTCAGACAGTTGACAAGTCCCAG TTCCTAATCACAGAGAACATGTGGCCACGAGGATGTGTACTGGACTGCACTAGGGGGCGCCACCGATCTGTATGTGGCAGCAATGGGCGTCTGTACAAGTCCCTTTGTGCGTTCCAGAGAGCCCAGTGCATCAACACTCAGCTGAAGACTGCACCACGAGCCCACTGCATGG ATCCATACAGGTCCAAATGTCAGCTGGCACGCTCGCAGGCCATGGAGTCCAGCATTCATACTGACGCCATAGCTGTCTTTGTCCCAGAATGCAATGTAGATGGAAGCTTCATGCAG GTGCAGTGTCACAACCAAACAGGCTACTGCTGGTGCTCTACTCCAGATGGAAAGCCTGTCAGTGGAACCTCCGTCTTGCTTCTCAAACCCAACTGCACTG GTCCTCTCATTGAGTCTGTACAGGAAGTTGATTCAGAATCAGAGCAGAGAG ATGGTAATCAGTGGCGGCTGACCCCTGATCCTGAGAGGCTGCACACCCCATCTATAGCAG GCATCACTGCCCCTCCATTCTGGGTGACGATTCAGCTAAATTCTGACCCAAAAGGCAATCGCTCTGCTAAACGACCCACAG AGCCAAAGACATGTGAACGAGAGCGAATGGCCCTGCTGGCAGAGGTGCGTTCCATGTGGCAGGAGGAGCGTTTTATTCCAGAGTGTTCCACCGACGGCCGCTACAGCCCCATCCAGTGCCACACTGCCACGGGCTACTGCTGGTGCGTACGGGTGGACACCGGTCGGCCACTTCCTGGCACCTCCACCAG AAATCGTTTGCCAGACTGCAGTCCTGAGGAGTCTCGATCCAGCCACACAACCAACACCTATAGGGACAGACCTCTGCCAG gcTGCCCAGGTTCTCGTAAGGCTGTGTTTCTCCAGAGTCTGATTCGAGCCCTGCAGCTTCAGGCACACCAGGCAGGACTGATGCCTGCAGAGAG GATGGTGGAGGAGAGCAGAACGGAGTCCCCTCCCAGCCCTGCGTCTGAGCCCGTGTCCCCCGCAGCATCAGGACCCGGCGCTGCAGAGAGTGCCCTCCAGTGGCACTTCCTGCAGCTGGACGTGGATGGTGACGGGGTGCTGAGCGAGCGCGAGGCCCGCCCTCTCCGTCAGTACCTGCGCAGGACACTTAAACCAAGACGCTGCGCCAAGAAGTTCACCCAGTACTGCGATCAGGACAGAGACGGAGCGCTCAGTCTGGTGGAGCTCAACACATGCCTCGGGCTGTGA